The Streptomyces sp. NBC_00670 genome window below encodes:
- a CDS encoding NIPSNAP family protein, translating to MSRTTQLRTYTVREGLLDEWVERWRGDIVPLRLKLGFEIGGAWVDRERNQFVWLLSYEGPETFAERNALYWASPEREAMGLDPDDYLLHTDDRTVEQRY from the coding sequence ATGTCCAGGACCACGCAGTTGCGTACGTACACCGTCCGCGAGGGGCTGCTCGACGAGTGGGTCGAGCGGTGGCGTGGTGACATCGTGCCGTTGCGGTTGAAGTTGGGCTTCGAGATCGGCGGGGCCTGGGTGGACCGGGAGCGCAACCAGTTCGTCTGGCTGCTCTCCTACGAGGGCCCCGAGACCTTCGCCGAACGCAACGCGCTGTACTGGGCCTCGCCCGAGCGCGAGGCGATGGGACTCGACCCGGACGACTACCTCCTGCACACCGACGACCGTACGGTCGAGCAGCGCTACTGA